Below is a genomic region from Flavobacteriales bacterium.
TCGCCATGCAAAAAAAAGCCCCGAATCATTCGGGGCTGTATGTTAATGTTGTTTATCCAGATCTTCAAATTCAACGCTGGTGTAGGAATAGGATTCATTGCCTTCGCTTTCTGCGCTTGGAGTGTATCCGTTTTCTTTCAGTTCGCTGATTTTTGCTACGGTTTCATTTAAACCTTCTACAAACTTTTCAAAATCTTCTTTATACAGGAAAATCTTGTGCTTCTCGTAGTTGAATTTTACACCGTCCTTGTCAAAGCGTTTTTTGCTTTCGGTGATCGTGATGTAAAGATCACTGCCACGGGTAGTTTTAACATCGAAGAAATAGGTCCTCTTTCCGGCCCTCACAGCTTTTGAATAAATCTCATCGCGATCTCTCCCATTGCCGTTTTTATCGTATCCTTCTTCCATCACTATCGTTTTTGGTTAAACTTTTTGGTTTAGGTTTCACCAAATTTAAAAATAAAAGGGAAAGCACAAAACTTTTTTAGCCTATTTTTTGCTCTTCAAGGAGCTGTTTGCGGTATAGGTCGAAGTAATATCCTTGTTTATCGATGAGTTCCTGATGGGTTCCGCGCTCGGCGATTTCTCCGTTTTGCAGCACAATGATCTGATCGGCATGGCGTACGGTGCTTACGCGGTGACTAATCAACACCGAAGTCCTGCCCTGCATAATCCGCTTGAGGTTGCGCAGAATCTGGTCCTCCGTTTCGGTATCCACGGCCGATAAACAGTCGTCGAATATCAAAATCCGTGGTTCACGGATAATGGCACGTGCAATGGAAACCCGCTGTTTTTGTCCCCCGCTCAGGGTAATTCCCCTTTCTCCCACCAGTGTTTCAAAGCCCTCTTTAAATTCGCTGATGTTATCGTAAATGGCAGCATCCTTCGCTGCTTGTTCAATGCGTTCTTTTGTGGCAGTTTCTTTTTTGAGTCCGAAGGAAATATTGTTCGCAATGGTATCGCTGAACAGGAATACATCCTGCGGTACGTAGCCGATGTTGGAACGGAGACTGTCCAGATTCACCTCTGCAATCGCTTTTCCGTCGATATGAACCACCCCTTTTTCGGCTTCGAGTAAGCGACAAATCAAAGCGGAGATGGTCGATTTTCCCGATCCTGTTTTTCCAATAATGGCAAGGGTTTGACCAGGCTCTACTTTAAAGCTGATGTTTTTTAAAGCTTGTATGCCCGAATCACCATAGGTGAAGCTGACATCCTTAAATTCAATCTGCCCCCGCACTTCTTCTTCTTCGCTTTTTTCATTTTTGATCTCAGGCTGAATCCGTAAAAATTCATTGATCCGCTCCTGCGATGCCGCCGCGCGTTGGATCAGGGAGGAAACCCATCCTACCGTAGCAAAAGGCCAGGTGAGCATGTTAACATAAATGACAAATTCAGCAATCACGCCAATTTCAATCTGACCCTCAAAGGCTTGTCGGCACCCAATATAAACCGTAAGAATCGTAGATAATCCAATCAACAAAGTAATCACCGGCGAAAAGAGGGCATCGGTTTTTACCAGACTTAAAACGCGGTGCTTGTACAACTCACTTTCCTTGCGAAAATCTTCTTCTATACTTTTTTCCCTGCCAAAGGTTTTTACCACGCGAATACCAGCAAATGCTTCCTGTGCATGTGTAGTTAAATTCGACTGCTGGGCCTGTACTTCTTCGCTTTTTTTATTGATGCGTTTAGAAACAGTGTACACCAGAAAAGCCATAATCGGCAAGGGCGTTAATACGTATAAGGTAAGTTCCGGATTAATATCAATCATCCGGTAAATCACCAATACAAACAACACGGCCAGATTGGTGATGTACATGATGGCGGGACCAATATACATCCGCACGCGACTTACATCTTCCGAGATGCGGTTCATTAAATCGCCTGTATTATTCCGTCGGTAAAAGGATAAACTCAGTTCCTGGTACTTGGCGTAAATTTCATTTTTAAGATCGTACTCTATGTGGCGCGACATCACGATAATGGTCTGCCGGGTAAAAAAGAGGAACAATCCTTTGAGCAAAGCATAAATCATATATACCACCGCATACCACAAAGCCGCCTTCATGGCACCGGAAATCACTTCATCGCTGCTGAGTTTTCCTTCGCTTCCTTTGGCAATCCATTCACTGATGGAATTGAACGATTCACGAATGAGGGCAGGGGAGAGTACGCCGAAAAAATTGGATACGCTGATGAATAAAATTCCAAGCAGCAACATCCATTTGTAGCGGGCAAAATAAGAATTGAGGTGTCGTAATGATCGCATGTGGGCTGCAAAAATAACGATTTACAGCCGTTTTGGTTCAGGATTTATTCTGAAGAAAACTTCCATCCGAACGGCGCATCACTAAATTGGCAGGTAAAACTACTTTAGTTGGATGATTCCGGCTTTCTTTATCGTTGATGTTTTTAAACAATACTTCAACAGCTTTGGTTCCGATATCTTCAATCGGTTGAGCAACAGCAGTTACAGGAGGATAAGATAATTTAAACACATCCACATCATCATAACTGATCAGCATTAAGTCATAAGGAATACGCAATCCCAGTTCATTCATCGATTCGAGACAAGCCACGGCGAGGTGATTGTTGGCTACAAAAAGAGCATCAATCGGCGCAGGTGTTTTTAACATTTCCTGCAATGCTTTTTTGGTGGAATTCTTGATATCGTTAAATGGAATTTCACGTAATAATTCTTTCTCAA
It encodes:
- a CDS encoding PUR family DNA/RNA-binding protein translates to MEEGYDKNGNGRDRDEIYSKAVRAGKRTYFFDVKTTRGSDLYITITESKKRFDKDGVKFNYEKHKIFLYKEDFEKFVEGLNETVAKISELKENGYTPSAESEGNESYSYTSVEFEDLDKQH
- a CDS encoding ABC transporter ATP-binding protein/permease; the encoded protein is MRSLRHLNSYFARYKWMLLLGILFISVSNFFGVLSPALIRESFNSISEWIAKGSEGKLSSDEVISGAMKAALWYAVVYMIYALLKGLFLFFTRQTIIVMSRHIEYDLKNEIYAKYQELSLSFYRRNNTGDLMNRISEDVSRVRMYIGPAIMYITNLAVLFVLVIYRMIDINPELTLYVLTPLPIMAFLVYTVSKRINKKSEEVQAQQSNLTTHAQEAFAGIRVVKTFGREKSIEEDFRKESELYKHRVLSLVKTDALFSPVITLLIGLSTILTVYIGCRQAFEGQIEIGVIAEFVIYVNMLTWPFATVGWVSSLIQRAAASQERINEFLRIQPEIKNEKSEEEEVRGQIEFKDVSFTYGDSGIQALKNISFKVEPGQTLAIIGKTGSGKSTISALICRLLEAEKGVVHIDGKAIAEVNLDSLRSNIGYVPQDVFLFSDTIANNISFGLKKETATKERIEQAAKDAAIYDNISEFKEGFETLVGERGITLSGGQKQRVSIARAIIREPRILIFDDCLSAVDTETEDQILRNLKRIMQGRTSVLISHRVSTVRHADQIIVLQNGEIAERGTHQELIDKQGYYFDLYRKQLLEEQKIG